A single genomic interval of Corvus cornix cornix isolate S_Up_H32 chromosome 1, ASM73873v5, whole genome shotgun sequence harbors:
- the LOC120410301 gene encoding translation initiation factor IF-2-like has translation MPRGCFGLKLDRIGTFSGLGGAGCGASRRDKGRDQGRPGLPALCWGSAGARAGGRDAAGRLTGPASPQPECTQPREPARLGNQPGAALREALKLPPRRREAAAARKRHGGPFGYWILLHPRGHRLQPGRAAACPLLPGESSAYHPPERQRARREQPLTGHHPGVPPRPLGQGRRHPSPPWGHLPARTGASFTTAITTNNPLRVARQEGDRCGPPVPGAGPLLPGGGGAGEAGGSSAAAPATRAHVARLGPRAAIRRRRGGAGPSPTLTRL, from the exons ATGCCCAGGGGTTGCTTTGGGCTGAAACTGGACCGAATCGGGACCTTCAGTGGTTTGGG cggggcaggcTGTGGGGCCAGTCGCCGGGACAAGGGCCGGGACCAGGGCCGCCCCGGGCTGCCGGCGCTGTGCTGGGGCTCGGCCGGGGCTAGAGCAGGCGGGCGGGACGCCGCTGGGCGGCTCACCGGGCCCGCTTCCCCGCAGCCGGAGTGCACCCAGCCTCGGGAACCTGCACGGCTCGGGAACCAGCCCGGCGCGGCGCTGCGCGAAGCCCTGAAGCTCCCGCCCCGAAGAAGGGAGGCAGCGGCAGCGAGGAAGCGGCACGGCG GTCCCTTCGGATACTGGATACTACTCCATCCAAGggggcacaggctgcagccGGGGCGGGCGGCTGCCTGCCCTTTGTTACCAGGTGAAAGCAGCGCATACCATCCTCCGGAGCGGCAGCGAGCCCGGCGGGAGCAGCCCCTGACCGGCCATCACCCGGGGGTCCCTCCCCGCCCCCTCGGGCAGGGGCGCAGACACCCATCCCCGCCCTGGGGGCACCTCCCCGCAAGGACAGGTGCATCTTTCACCACCGCCATCACCACCAACAACCCCCTTCGGGTGGCTCGACAGGAGGGTGATCGCTGCGGACCCCCCGTTCCCGGCGCGGGGCCTTTGTTaccggggggcggcggggcgggggaagCAGGGGGGTCTTCGGCGGCCGCGCCCGCAACACGGGCGCACGTAGCCCGACTCGGCCCCCGCGCTGCCATTCGACGGCGtcgcggcggggcgggcccCAGCCCTACCCTCACGCGGCTATAA